One stretch of Streptomyces sp. 135 DNA includes these proteins:
- a CDS encoding adenosine deaminase — MTSQTITGGHTDRDTPSADQIRRAPKVLLHDHLDGGLRPGTVVDLARECGYEGLPETDADKLGIWFREAADSGSLERYLETFAHTCAVMQTKDALKRVAAECAEDLAEDGVVYAEIRYAPEQHLESGLTLEEVVEAVNDGFREGERRAKANGHRIRVGALLTAMRHAARALEIAELANRYRDHGVVGFDIAGAEAGFPPTRHLDAFEFLKRENNHFTIHAGEAFGLPSIWQALQWCGADRLGHGVRIIDDIEIAEDGSVTLGRLASYVRDKRVPLEMCPTSNLQTGAATSYAEHPIGLLRKLHFRATVNTDNRLMSGTSMSREFEHLVGTFGYTLDDMQWFTVNAMKSAFIPFDERLAMINDVIKPGYAELKSEWLFRQTVSTSASAGN; from the coding sequence ATGACGAGCCAGACCATCACGGGCGGTCACACGGACCGCGACACGCCCAGCGCCGACCAGATCCGCCGCGCCCCCAAGGTGCTCCTCCACGACCACCTCGACGGCGGCCTGCGCCCCGGCACGGTCGTCGACCTCGCCCGCGAGTGCGGCTACGAAGGCCTGCCCGAGACCGACGCCGACAAGCTCGGCATCTGGTTCCGCGAGGCGGCCGACTCCGGCTCCCTGGAGCGGTACCTGGAGACCTTCGCGCACACCTGCGCGGTGATGCAGACGAAGGACGCCCTCAAGCGCGTGGCGGCCGAGTGCGCCGAGGACCTCGCCGAGGACGGCGTCGTCTACGCCGAGATCCGTTACGCCCCCGAGCAGCACCTGGAGTCCGGCCTCACCCTCGAAGAGGTCGTCGAGGCGGTCAACGACGGCTTCCGCGAGGGCGAGCGCCGCGCGAAGGCGAACGGACACCGCATCCGCGTCGGCGCCCTGCTCACCGCCATGCGGCACGCCGCCCGCGCCCTGGAGATCGCCGAACTCGCCAACCGCTACCGCGATCACGGCGTCGTCGGCTTCGACATCGCGGGCGCCGAGGCGGGCTTCCCTCCCACCCGCCACCTCGACGCCTTCGAGTTCCTCAAGCGCGAGAACAACCACTTCACGATCCACGCGGGCGAGGCCTTCGGCCTGCCCTCGATCTGGCAGGCCCTCCAGTGGTGCGGCGCCGACCGCCTCGGCCACGGCGTGCGGATCATCGACGACATCGAGATCGCCGAGGACGGCAGCGTCACCCTGGGCCGCCTCGCGTCGTACGTACGCGACAAGCGCGTCCCGCTGGAGATGTGCCCGACGTCCAACCTCCAGACGGGCGCCGCCACTTCCTACGCCGAGCACCCCATCGGGCTGCTGCGCAAGCTGCATTTCCGCGCCACGGTGAACACCGACAACCGTCTGATGTCCGGCACCAGCATGAGCCGGGAATTCGAGCACCTGGTCGGCACCTTCGGCTACACGCTCGACGACATGCAGTGGTTCACGGTCAATGCGATGAAATCAGCGTTCATTCCATTCGATGAACGCCTCGCCATGATCAATGACGTGATCAAGCCCGGCTACGCCGAGCTGAAGTCCGAGTGGCTGTTCCGCCAGACCGTCTCGACCAGCGCTTCTGCCGGTAACTGA
- a CDS encoding ATP-binding protein, with amino-acid sequence MKQSAAKTLGVAVLGAAFAAAGAGAANAAPGVPDAAAALGQVASVLPLEQAAKTLPAGSPEAVAAGKSVLAGGLQAAGNADRAAAAAQQADGKGGKGGKGGKGGKGGKPASPLQGLLGGVPITGSGLNGLPLG; translated from the coding sequence ATGAAGCAGTCTGCTGCCAAGACCCTCGGTGTCGCCGTTCTCGGTGCCGCCTTCGCCGCCGCCGGTGCCGGCGCCGCGAACGCCGCCCCCGGCGTCCCGGACGCGGCCGCGGCCCTCGGCCAGGTCGCCTCGGTCCTCCCCCTGGAGCAGGCCGCCAAGACGCTGCCCGCGGGCAGCCCGGAGGCCGTGGCCGCCGGAAAGAGCGTCCTCGCCGGTGGCCTGCAGGCCGCGGGGAACGCCGACAGGGCCGCGGCCGCGGCCCAGCAGGCCGACGGCAAGGGCGGCAAGGGTGGCAAGGGTGGCAAGGGCGGCAAGGGTGGCAAGCCGGCCTCCCCGCTCCAGGGGCTGCTCGGTGGCGTGCCCATCACGGGCAGCGGCCTCAACGGCCTGCCGCTCGGCTGA
- a CDS encoding PspC domain-containing protein: MTALARPTHGRMIGGVCASLAQRFGTSATTMRVIFVASCLLPGPQFLLYIALWVLLPSEDKARRAW; this comes from the coding sequence ATGACCGCCCTTGCCCGCCCCACCCACGGCCGGATGATCGGCGGAGTGTGTGCCTCCCTGGCCCAGCGCTTCGGCACCTCCGCGACCACGATGCGCGTCATCTTCGTGGCCTCCTGCCTGCTCCCCGGCCCCCAGTTCCTGCTCTACATAGCCCTGTGGGTGCTGCTCCCCTCCGAGGACAAGGCCCGCCGGGCCTGGTGA
- a CDS encoding VanZ family protein has protein sequence MRHGSGGRVAAIRFRAAGGFLLVAHLLLVGWITLRPLDVPWVSAANLRPLAGIKADLALGGLQAARRIGEALLLLAPLGVLLPLAGGRLVVSPWGSLVRTVAAGALLSLGIELLQTGVPGQVVDIDSLLLNTLGVALAHVAVVPAARARLRRHDDPRRVTALLREEAPQGSTPTIPRVGIAP, from the coding sequence GTGCGTCATGGCTCGGGCGGCCGCGTTGCCGCCATCCGCTTCCGCGCGGCGGGAGGATTCCTCCTCGTCGCGCACCTTCTGCTCGTCGGATGGATCACGCTGCGTCCGCTGGACGTGCCCTGGGTGAGCGCCGCGAATCTGCGGCCGCTCGCCGGGATCAAGGCGGATCTGGCGCTCGGCGGCCTCCAGGCGGCCCGCCGGATCGGCGAGGCCCTGCTGCTGCTCGCCCCGCTCGGTGTGCTGCTGCCCCTGGCCGGCGGCCGGCTCGTCGTCTCGCCGTGGGGTTCCCTGGTGCGCACGGTCGCCGCGGGGGCGCTGCTCTCGCTCGGCATCGAACTGCTCCAGACCGGCGTGCCCGGGCAGGTCGTCGACATCGACTCGCTGCTCCTGAACACCCTCGGGGTGGCCCTCGCGCATGTCGCCGTGGTGCCCGCGGCCAGGGCGAGGCTCCGCCGCCATGATGATCCGCGACGCGTCACGGCCCTTCTGCGGGAGGAGGCCCCTCAGGGGTCGACCCCGACGATTCCCAGGGTCGGGATCGCACCATAG